The genomic DNA CCATCGTCTGCAACATCGGCCACTTCGATAACGAGATCGATGTCGCTTCCCTCAAGGCGTACGAGTGGGAGAACATCAAGCCTCAGGTCGACCACATCACCCTGCCCAGCGGTAACAGGATCATCCTGCTGGCGGAAGGCCGTCTGGTGAACCTGGGATGCGCCACCGGCCACCCCAGTTTTGTGATGAGCAACTCCTTCACCAACCAAGTGTTGGCTCAGATCGAGCTGTTCACCAAGGGCGACGAGTACGGCGAAGAGGTGTACGTGCTGCCCAAGCACCTAGACGAGATGGTGGCTCGCCTTCACCTCGGCCGCATCGGCGCCAAGCTCACTGAGCTCAGCAAGGACCAGGCCGATTACATCAACGTCCCGGTGGAAGGCCCCTACAAGCCCGACCACTACCGCTACTGATCAAGATCCAGCGGATCGGAATCTGATCTTCACGGCCCCATGGAAGACTTGCGCCATCCAGCGCAGTCTCCATGGGGCTTTCTGATCTGATCACACAGCTGCCGGAGTTGATCGGCCATGCGGTTGAGGCGAACCAGTGGCTGGGTTACACCGCGATTTTCGCGGCGATGTTTCTCGAGAATCTGTTCCCGCCGATCCCGTCCGAGCTGATTATGCCCCTCGGCGGTTTCTATGTGCAGCAGGGTCAGCTTGACCTCGTGCCTGTGGTGCTGGCCGGTTTGCTGGGCACGGTCCTCGGCGCCTTGCCCTGGTACGGCATCGGAAGGTTGATCAACGAGGAACGGATCGAAGCTTGGTTGCAACGTCACGGTCGCTGGATTGGCATTAGTGCCGATGAGTTGGCCCGCAGCCGCCGCTGGTTTAGCCGTTACGGCACTGCCCTGGTGTTCTGGGGGCGTCTGGTGCCTGGCATTCGCACGCTGATCTCAGTGCCGGCCGGCATTGAAATGATGCCTATGGCGCCATTCCTGATCTGGACCACCGCTGGCAGCCTGATCTGGACGTCCCTGCTCACCGTGGCCGGCATGGTTCTCGGAGAGGGCTACAGCAACGTTGAGCTTTGGATTGACCCTGTCTCCAAAGCTGTGAAGGTGCTGCTAGTGGTGTCGGTGCTGGCTGGCGCGATTTGGGTGGGCCTGCGCATCTGGCGCCGGCGTCAGTCTTCCAACTGATCACCGGCGCTGGGGCCTCTCTCTGGCCGGGGGCTCAGAAGGGGATGTCCTCATCGGAGGCCTGGCCGCCAAAGCTGCCGGCGGCATCCTGGCTGTCGCGTTTGGAGCCGAGCAGTTCGAGCCGGTCAACACGGACCACAGGCTTGCTGCGTTCTTCACCGCTGGCACGGTCGGTCCAGCGATCCAGCTTGAAGCTGCCGATGATGCCGAGCAGGGATCCCTTCTTCACGTAATCCGCGGCAACCTGGGCCTGCTTGCCCCAGATCTCGAGGTTGAACCAGTCGGGTTCATCGTCGCGGCTGCGACGGTTCACCGCCATGGTGAGGTTGGCCACCATGCTGCCGGACTCGAAGTAACGCACTTCGGGATCGCGGCCGGCACGGCCGACGAGGGTGACGGAATTAACGCCCATAGACAATTCATCTCCTGAATTTGGATTCATGATGCGGCACCGGTTGGGTGACTGCTTTTAAGGAGTTCCACCCAAGCCGCTGGGTGCAACAGGCAACCACTGAGAACGCCCCTATGATCTGGCGGTATTGGTTGCGGTGTCTGTGTTCTTTCGTCGATTCCAGCTGTCGCGCGACATCGGCATCGACCTGGGCACTGCTAACACTCTGATTTACGTTTCCGGTCGGGGCATCGTGCTGCAGGAGCCCTCAGTGGTGGCTCTTGATCTCGAGCGTGGCACCACCATGGCTGTGGGTGATGAAGCCAAGTTGATGCTTGGCCGCACCCCTGGAAACATTCGGGCGGTCCGCCCGTTGCGAGATGGGGTGATTGCCGATTTTGATGCCGCTGAGCAGATGCTCAAAACCTTCATCACCAAAGGTAATGAGGGCCGCGGCATCATGGCTCCTCGGCTCGTGGTCGGCATTCCCAGTGGTGTGACCGGTGTTGAGCGTCGCGCCGTTCGAGAAGCGGGCATGGCTGGAGCCCGTGAAGTGCATCTGATTGATGAGCCGGTGGCAGCTGCCATCGGCGCGGGCCTTCCGGTCACCGAGCCCGTTGGAACGATGATTGTTGATATCGGCGGCGGCACCACTGAGGTAGCGGTGTTGAGCCTGGGCGGAACGGTGCTGAGTGAATCCGTCCGCGTCGCCGGTGATGAGATCAGCGACTCCATCAGCGTCTACCTCAAAAAGGTGCACAACATGGTTGTGGGTGAGCGTACGGCCGAGGAAATCAAGATCCGCATCGGCTCCGCCTTCCCCGACGACCAGTTCGATCAGCAGTCCATGGATGTGCGGGGTCTGCACCTGCTCTCTGGTTTGCCGCGCACCATCAATCTCAAGGCCGGTGATCTGCGGGAAGCCATCGCCGAACCGCTCAATGTGATTGTCGAAGCGGTGAAGCGCACCCTAGAGCGCACACCCCCTGAGCTGGCGGCCGACATCGTGGATCGCGGCATCATGCTGGCCGGTGGTGGTGCGTTGGTGCGGGGCATCAGCGACCTGATCAGCCATGAGACCGGCATCTTTGTGCACATCGCCGAAGACCCTCTGCTCTGTGTGGTGAACGGATGTGGTCAGGTGCTGGAGGACTGGAAACGCCTGCAGCGGGTGGTGGATACCCCGGAATTCGTCCGAACCGCGGCAGGCGTCTGAAGCGATGGCCCCGACGCTCCGTTCCGGCAAGAGCCGCTGGCGCGTATTAGGGCAACTCACCCCCTGGCTGCTGCTTGTGGCCGGCCTTCTGATGGTGCGTCTGAGCAAGGGTGCTGGTTTCATCGATGCCTATGCCCTGCTCAGCCGTCCGTTCTGGCCTGGGTCTGCCCAGCGGGAATGGGTCATGGCTGCAACGGATTTGGAGGAGCGGTCTCGCCTGCAGCTGCTGGAAGACGACAACCGTCGCTTGCGCGCTCTGCTGGAGTTGCAGCAACAAGGATCAGCGCAAGGCAACGTTTCGGCTGCAGTGATCTCCCGCTCGTCGCGGGGGTGGTGGCAGCAATTGCAACTGGGCAAGGGTTCGCTGCAGGGCATTGGTCGGAGCGATGCGGTTCTTGGCCCCGGCGGTTTGGTGGGCCGCATCGACAGTGTTACCCCCGCCACGGCGCGGGTGAAGTTGCTCACCGCCCCGGGTCATGAGATCGGCGTCTGGCTGCCTCGCATCCGCCGCCACGGATTGCTGGTGGGCCGCGGCAGCAGCCGTCTGTCGCTTCGTTTCATCGAAAAGGACCCCGACGTGCGTCCGGGGGATCTGGTGGCCACGTCCCCGGCCAGCACCCTTTTGCCCCCCAACGTGCCGGTGGGGGTGATCCAGTCGGTGGATGAACAGGCTGTTCCTGCACCTGTAGCGGTGGTGCAGTTAATAGCAGCACCGGAGGCGATCGACTGGGTGCAAGTGCAGACCCGTTGAGATGAACTACTGACATGACGCGTCTGCACCGACAACCAATCTGTGTGGCCTCGGCATTGATGGTGCCCTTTCTGGCCTTGGCGTCGCCGCCTTTGTTGGCCATCGATGGGGTTGGTCCCGCCTGGGCTGTGCTCTGGCTGTTGCCCTGGGCTCTCGTGGATGGTCCGGTGTCGGGGGCGTTGTCGGGTGTGGTTTTGGGGCTGGTCCTGGATGGTCTCAATCTGGGGGGTGTCAGTCAGGTGCCGGCGCTGCTGCTGCTGGGCTGGTGGTGGGGACGGCTGGGTCGGCGTGCAGCACCGATCCAACGCAGCCTGAATCTGGGCTTTTTGGCCTGGCTCGGGTCCGTGGGTATTGGTTTGTCGTTGATCCTTCAGCTCTGGTGGCGTCAAGACGGAGTGTTGGATCCCCTCACCCAGAGCTGGGGCCTGCATACCCTTTGGTGCCAGGCTCTGGTGACGGGTTTGCTGGCGCCGATGTTGGTGTCTTTGCAGTTGCTGCTCTGGCGAAGGAGAGTTCCCTCATGAGGCTCAGCCGTCGTGATCTCCTATTGGGGGCAGCGGCCCTGGGACTCGCGGCTTGCGCTCCTAAAAACCCACAGACCAGGGCATTGGAGTTGTGGACCCTGCAATTGGCCCCCAAGTTCAACCCCTATTTCGCGGACGTTTTGGGGGACTGGAGCCGCCTCCATCCTGGCGCACCTGTGCGCTGGACGGATCTGCCCTGGGGGTCGGTGGAGCGCAAGTTGCTGGCGGCAGTGTTTGCTCGCACGGCCCCGGATGTGGTGAACCTCAATCCGCCCTTTGCGGCCAACCTGGCCAGCAAGGGTGGACTGGCCGACTTGACGCCGCTGCTGCCGGCGGACGCCGCTGGCCGCTATCTGCCATCCGTATGGCAGGCCTGCCGCGACCCCGATGCCGGGCAGATCGCCCTGCCCTGGTACCTCACGGTGCGACTGAGTCTGGTGAACCGGGCCCTGTTGGATCAAGCCGGCATCCCAGCGCCGCCCTCACGATGGGATCAGGTTCCGGCCTTTGCCCGTCGTATCCGCGAGCGCACTGGCCGCTATGGCCTCTTCCTCACCACCGTTCCGGATGACTCAGCAGAACTCCTTGAAACCCTGGTGCAGATGGGGGTGACCCTGTTGGATTCCCAACGCAGGGCTGCTTTCGACAGCCCTGCGGGGCTCCGGGCCTTCCGCTTTTGGAGTGATCTGTACCGGGAGGGGCTGTTGCCTCGCGAGGTGGTGAGCCAGGGGCAACGCCGAGCGATTGAGTTGTTCCAGAGCGGTGATTTGGCCCTGGCGGCCACGGGGGCGGAATTCCTGCGCAGCATTCAGACAAATGCGCCTGGGGTGGCCGCGGTGACGGAGCCCCATCCCCCGGTGACCGGTGCAGATGGCACCGCCAATGTGGCTTTGATGACCTTGGTGGTGCCGCTTCAGAGCCACCGTGCTCAAGAGGCCGTGGATCTGGCGCTTTTTCTCACTAATGCTGATCAACAGGCTCGCTTTGCAGCCGAGGCTCGGGTGTTGCCGTCTTCGCTGGAGGCCCTGGCCCGGGTTCGTGAGGCGTTGGATCAGGAGGTTCTCGGTTCAGCCGCGGAGCGTCAGATTCGCCAGGCCCGTTTGTTGTCGGTCAGCACGTTGGACCAGGCCGAGGTGTTGGTGCCGGCCCTACCGGGCATCAAGCGTCTGCAGAAGATCATCTATACCCAGATGCAGCGATCGATGTTGGCCCAGGTCAGCCCTGAGCAGGCCTTAACAGCTGCGGCGTCGGAATGGAACAGATATGCCAGTTCTCGCTGGCCTGAGGTCACCCCAAATTCTTAAAACAATCGGTAAACCAGCTGCACGCCAGGGTGATTATGTCTATCTCCATGTCCTGACGGGTATGGTTGCACCTCGTTAAGGATTTGGTTCGGATGACGGGCAACCTGCCCTCACAACCCAAAGCGACCATTCTTGTCGTTGATGACGAGGCTGCGGTCCGACGCGTTCTGGTGATGCGCTTGCAGCTGTCGGGCTACCGCGTCATCTGCGCAGAAGATGGTGAGCAGGCTCTGGAAATGTTTCACAACGAGTCGCCCGATCTGGTGGTGCTCGATGTGATGTTGCCCAAGCTGGATGGCTTTGCGGTGTGTCGGCGCCTGCGGTCCGAATCCTGCGTACCGATCATTTTCCTTTCCGCTGTTGAAGCGATCTCCGAGCGTGTAGCTGGATTGGATCTGGGAGCCGACGACTATCTCCCCAAACCTTTCAGTCCCAAGGAACTGGAAGCTCGTATTTCAACAATTTTGCGCCGGGTGGGCCGGGGCAATGCTGTCGTTGAAAGCCGTGAACTGCCCACCGGGCAAGGTGTTTTGCGGCTTGGCGATTTGGTGGTGGACACCAACAGACGCCAAGTCACCCGCGGGTCGGAGCGGATCAACCTCACCTATACGGAATTCAGTCTGCTCGAGTTGCTGTTCCGCGACCCTGGCCATGTTGTGCCCCGGGCCGAGATTCTGGAGCAGCTTTGGGGTTATCCCCCTCGCCGTGCAGCCGATCTGCGCGTGGTGGATGTCTACGTGGCGCGTTTGCGAGGAAAACTTGAGCCTGACCCTCGCAATCCCGAGCTGATCCTGACGGTGCGAGGGA from Synechococcus sp. MU1643 includes the following:
- a CDS encoding DedA family protein, producing the protein MGLSDLITQLPELIGHAVEANQWLGYTAIFAAMFLENLFPPIPSELIMPLGGFYVQQGQLDLVPVVLAGLLGTVLGALPWYGIGRLINEERIEAWLQRHGRWIGISADELARSRRWFSRYGTALVFWGRLVPGIRTLISVPAGIEMMPMAPFLIWTTAGSLIWTSLLTVAGMVLGEGYSNVELWIDPVSKAVKVLLVVSVLAGAIWVGLRIWRRRQSSN
- a CDS encoding single-stranded DNA-binding protein; its protein translation is MGVNSVTLVGRAGRDPEVRYFESGSMVANLTMAVNRRSRDDEPDWFNLEIWGKQAQVAADYVKKGSLLGIIGSFKLDRWTDRASGEERSKPVVRVDRLELLGSKRDSQDAAGSFGGQASDEDIPF
- a CDS encoding rod shape-determining protein, with product MFFRRFQLSRDIGIDLGTANTLIYVSGRGIVLQEPSVVALDLERGTTMAVGDEAKLMLGRTPGNIRAVRPLRDGVIADFDAAEQMLKTFITKGNEGRGIMAPRLVVGIPSGVTGVERRAVREAGMAGAREVHLIDEPVAAAIGAGLPVTEPVGTMIVDIGGGTTEVAVLSLGGTVLSESVRVAGDEISDSISVYLKKVHNMVVGERTAEEIKIRIGSAFPDDQFDQQSMDVRGLHLLSGLPRTINLKAGDLREAIAEPLNVIVEAVKRTLERTPPELAADIVDRGIMLAGGGALVRGISDLISHETGIFVHIAEDPLLCVVNGCGQVLEDWKRLQRVVDTPEFVRTAAGV
- the mreC gene encoding rod shape-determining protein MreC, with protein sequence MAPTLRSGKSRWRVLGQLTPWLLLVAGLLMVRLSKGAGFIDAYALLSRPFWPGSAQREWVMAATDLEERSRLQLLEDDNRRLRALLELQQQGSAQGNVSAAVISRSSRGWWQQLQLGKGSLQGIGRSDAVLGPGGLVGRIDSVTPATARVKLLTAPGHEIGVWLPRIRRHGLLVGRGSSRLSLRFIEKDPDVRPGDLVATSPASTLLPPNVPVGVIQSVDEQAVPAPVAVVQLIAAPEAIDWVQVQTR
- a CDS encoding rod shape-determining protein MreD gives rise to the protein MTRLHRQPICVASALMVPFLALASPPLLAIDGVGPAWAVLWLLPWALVDGPVSGALSGVVLGLVLDGLNLGGVSQVPALLLLGWWWGRLGRRAAPIQRSLNLGFLAWLGSVGIGLSLILQLWWRQDGVLDPLTQSWGLHTLWCQALVTGLLAPMLVSLQLLLWRRRVPS
- a CDS encoding sugar ABC transporter substrate-binding protein, which encodes MRLSRRDLLLGAAALGLAACAPKNPQTRALELWTLQLAPKFNPYFADVLGDWSRLHPGAPVRWTDLPWGSVERKLLAAVFARTAPDVVNLNPPFAANLASKGGLADLTPLLPADAAGRYLPSVWQACRDPDAGQIALPWYLTVRLSLVNRALLDQAGIPAPPSRWDQVPAFARRIRERTGRYGLFLTTVPDDSAELLETLVQMGVTLLDSQRRAAFDSPAGLRAFRFWSDLYREGLLPREVVSQGQRRAIELFQSGDLALAATGAEFLRSIQTNAPGVAAVTEPHPPVTGADGTANVALMTLVVPLQSHRAQEAVDLALFLTNADQQARFAAEARVLPSSLEALARVREALDQEVLGSAAERQIRQARLLSVSTLDQAEVLVPALPGIKRLQKIIYTQMQRSMLAQVSPEQALTAAASEWNRYASSRWPEVTPNS
- the rpaB gene encoding response regulator transcription factor RpaB, with protein sequence MTGNLPSQPKATILVVDDEAAVRRVLVMRLQLSGYRVICAEDGEQALEMFHNESPDLVVLDVMLPKLDGFAVCRRLRSESCVPIIFLSAVEAISERVAGLDLGADDYLPKPFSPKELEARISTILRRVGRGNAVVESRELPTGQGVLRLGDLVVDTNRRQVTRGSERINLTYTEFSLLELLFRDPGHVVPRAEILEQLWGYPPRRAADLRVVDVYVARLRGKLEPDPRNPELILTVRGIGYASQRIGEASAAG